Within the Nitrosococcus wardiae genome, the region CATAATATGGCTCAACGTTACATGGGTCTCCTGTCCGGTACCAGCATGGATGCCATCGACGCCGCTCTGGTAGAGCTAGAACCATTTCGGCTTTTAGCCACCCATACCCTTCCTATGCCAGCAGCCCTGCGGCAGCACTTATTTACTTTGATCGAACGCCGCACAATCTCCCTAGAAGACTTAGGAGCTTTGGATATTCGTCTCGGACGTCTCTTTGCAGAGACTGCCCTGGGATTATTAGCTAAAGCACAGATTTCAGTTGCTAAAGTCCAGGCCATAGGGAGCCACGGCCAAACCATCTACCATTGGGCCCACGCTCCAAACCCGTTTACTCTACAATTAGGGGATCCCAATACTATTGCGGAAATGACAGGCATTACCACAGTGGCCGATTTCCGCCGCCGCGACCTTGCGGCTGGCGGTCAAGGCGCACCTCTGGCACCTGCTTTCCACGCTGCTTTTCTCAGCACTTCCCATCATCACCGGGCAGTACTGAATATTGGCGGCATGGCCAATATTAGCTTTCTGCCCATCGACTCTGAAAAACGGGTATGGGGGTTTGATACGGGCCCAGGCAATGCCTTAATTGACGGTTGGATACTCCGCCATTTAAATAAACCCCTGGACCAAGATGGCTGCTGGGCAGCGTCAGGACAAGTTAATAAGGCACTATTACAATACTTACTGGCCGATCCCTTTTTTTCCCTTTCTCCCCCCAAAAGTACCGGCCGAGAATATTTCAACATGGCCTGGTTGGATCATAGGCTGGACAAGATGGGAGCAGAGCTCCCCCCTGCAGATGTCCAGGCGACTTTATGTGCACTCACCGCAACTAGCATAAAGCTTGCCATACAAAACTTTAACTCCCGGACGGAAGAACTTTTGGTTTGCGGAGGAGGGGCCAACAACAAGACCTTAATGGAGGAATTGCAGAAACTGTTGGCCCCCTGCCATGTGACCACTACCGCAACCTATGGAATCCCTTCTCAATGGGTTGAAGCCTGCACCTTTGCTTGGCTAGCCAAACAAACCTTGGAAGGCCACCCCGGAAACCTGCCTGAGGTGACCGGCGCCAGGCATCCAGTCATTTTAGGGGCTATTTATCCGGGCAACGCTGCAGCTAATTCCCGCGCATAAAGTTCGATATCTTCTTCGGTGCGTAGCTCAGTGGCACAAACTAGCAGGGTATCACCCAATTCCGGATAAGTGCGATCCAAACTCACTCCAGCTAAAATTCCACGTTGCCCTAAGGTTGACAACACTGTTGATGCCTGAATAGGGAAACGCAATACCGCCTCATGAAAAAATGGCTTATCAAACACTTGCTCCACTCCAGGGATAGCCGTTAGCCGTTTCACTAAAGCCATGGTGTTGGCATGACAAGCTGCGGCAACTTGAGCTAATCCCTGGGGTCCTAATAATCCCATGTACAAAGTAGCTGCAGTCACCATCAAACCCTGGTTGGTGCAAATATTTGAAGTGGCTTTAGAACGGCGAATATGTTGCTCCCGCGCCTGCAATGTCAGCGTATACCCTGGCTTATTTTCTAAATCTACGGTACGGCCGACAATCCGCCCTGGCATCTGACGGACATGGACCTGCTTGCAGGCCATGAATCCAAAATAGGGTCCTCCGCTGGCAAGCGGTATCCCTAACGGTTGGCCCTCGCCACAGACAATATCCGCGCCTGCATCGCCCCATTCACCGGGTGGTTTCAATAAGGCCAACGAAGTAGGATTAACTACGCCAATCACCAGTCCCCCTTGTTTATGAGCCCAATTGGTTAGGACATCCACTTCTTCCAAACAGCCAAAATAGTTGGGCTGAGGGATCACCAAAGCCGCAAAATCCTCCTTGATAGACTCCAGGACTTCCCAATCTATAGCCCCGCTGGTGAGGTCATAGGGAATCTTCCGCAAAGAAATTCCCTGGTTTTGCACTAAGGTTGTCACCACCTTACGATAGGCGGGATGAACCGTAGCAGGCATGAGTACACAGGGGGATTTCCCCCGACGACTTAGGCGGACCGCCATGAGTACCGCTTCCCCCAAGGCAGAAGCACCATCATAAATGGAAGCATTGCTCACCTCCATACCTGTCAGCGCCGCTACCATACTTTGATATTCGTAAATAACTTGTAGCGTGCCTTGGCTAGCCTCTGCTTGGTAGGGGGTATAAGCGCTATAGTATTCCCCCCGTGAGGTAATTTCCCAGATCGGTGCTGGAATATGGTGCTGATAAGCACCCCCGCCGGCAAAACAAATCGCTGAGTGATTCTGTGCTGCCCGCCCCTGTAGTAGCCGTGTCACTTCTATTTCATTCAAACCAGGGGGTACAGCACCAAAATCGGTCGTTCTCAAAGCGGCAGGAATTTCATCAAAAAGCGCCTCAATATCGGACACTCCTATGGTTGCCAGCATAGAACGGATATCTTCATCAGTATGGGGGATAAATGGCATGACACTTGTCTCCTATCGGGCACGAGGTCTGAGTATAGGGCACTAACTCTCAGCAGCAATCATCTCAGCATAGCCCTTGGAATCCAGGAGTTGGTCCAAGGCCGCAGTGCTATCCGGACGCAACCGGAATAACCACCCCTCGCCATAGGGTTCCTGGTTAATGAGTTCTGGGCGGTCTATAAGCAATGTATTTACCTCGATGATCTCTCCTTCTACGGGAGCATACACATCGGATGCCGCCTTCACCGATTCGACTACCATGCATTCCCCGCCGGCACGGACGGTAGCACCCACTTCTGGTAACTCAACATACACCACATCGCCTAACAGTTCTTGGGCATGCGCAGTAATCCCTACTGTCAGGTCACCCTCCTCTTCCTGCCGGGCCCACTCATGGGTCTTGGTATATTTTAATTCTGCAGGAATTTCACTCATGATTTTCTCCTTATTCACTCATTACTCTATTCATAACCGATCATAGCGTTCAACTAAGCAACGCAGTCGTACCGCTAGGTCTGATTTTATTTGTGACCAATTAAAACGCCAGCGCCAATTACCTTCAGTCGTTCCAGGTAAATTCATGCGTCCTTCGCTCCCTAACTCCAAAATATCTTGCATCGGTATAACCGCATGTTGCGCTATCGACTGAAAGGCACATTCAATCAGCGCCCATGGCATAGGCTCGGCCGGAAATCCTAGGCATTCGTAGACCCAGTGACGTTTATCTTCAGACAAGCTATTAAACCAACCCAGAATGGTATCGTTATCATGGGTGCCCGTATACACAACGCAGTTTTCTACATGATTCTCAGGAAGATAAGGGTTATCAGGCCCGCCATCAAAGGCAAATTGTAAAACCTTCATCCCAGGTAGATGAAATTGATCTCGCAGCACCTCTACTTCTGGGGTAATGGTGCCTAAATCCTCGGCGACCAATGGCAGAGCTCCGTAGTAAGCTTCCAGGGTGTGAAACAAGGATTCGCCAGGCGCTTTTACCCAATGCCCCTTAACCGCTGTTTCAGCACTGGCAGAGATTTCCCAGTAGGCTTCAAAGCCACGAAAATGGTCAACACGGATGATATCGCATAACCTTAGCTGGGTGCGCATTCGCCTTAGCCACCAACGAAATCCATCGGCTTCAATGCGATCCCAACGATAGAGAGGATTTCCCCAACGCTGACCGGTTGCCGAAAAATAATCAGGAGGCACTCCCGCTATCACCGTCAACTGGCCATCCTTATCTAAAGCAAAATATTCTGGCTGAGCCCAGACATCAGCACTATCGTGGGCAACAAAAATGGGCATATCACCGAAGATCAATACCCCGTGCCAGTTGGCATAATTTTTGAGCCTGGACCATTGTCGAAAGAAGATAAATTGCTCAAAACGGTTACGATCCATTAACGCCCCTAGCTCTTGGCTTGCGGCCTTAAGCACCTGCCCTTCCCGCCGAAACAGCTTGCGGGGCCATTCAAACCAAGGGGTATGACCATAGGTTTCCCGCAAAGCTTGAAATAGAACGTAGTCCTCCAACCAAAAAGCTTGATCACGGCAAAATGCTGCAAATTCAGCCCGCATCGCCTGATTTGCATAAATAGCAAAGCGGCGACACCCCTGTTGCAGCACCGCCTTGCGGTCGCCCAAGTCGACCTCACAGGCCCCAAACCAAGGTTCCTCAACCAGGGCCTGCAAGGAAATTAATTTCGGATTACCGGCATGAACCGAGAGGCATTGGTAGGGGGATAGATCCTCGTGAGTCGGCCCTAAGGGAAGGACCTGCCAAACCGTAATACCCGCTTCCGCTAGAAAATCCACGAAACGGTAGGCATCTGCACCTAGATCGCTACCCGGTAAAGACGTGATATGAAGTAGAATTCCCCCATGCCGCTGCCGAAATGGCTCAGCCTTTACCACGTCAACATCCCCTCAATGGGTTGGGTGCCACAGTAGAAGATCAACAAGCCGCCAATTCCTCTCATGAAAGGGTAATAGGACTATTCATTAACTGATCCATTAATCGGCACCGATTAGCTCCCCTTTTTGACCAGTAAATTAAGGCCGCCTGTCGCCCTAAGGGCCAAGCTGTTTACCACGACATCAATTTAAGGATTTAAAAATAAAGAGAGAAACTAGATCGAGGGCAGTGCCTTTTCTGCACCCTAGCATCAAAACCGAAAGTACAGGATAAGCAGCGCCCTGCCGACCGTCAACGGATATAACGGTATTTTTGGCCCAACATCTCTGGGGTGACTAAAACGACCTCTTCCTCCGTGACGTAAAAACGCTTTTTGTCCTCTTCCAAATCCTCACCAATCACCATACCATCAGGCACTTTACACCCCTTATCCAAAATCGCTTTCCTAATATAGCAATGCTTCCCTATCGTCACATCCGGCAATACCACACTCTCAGCCACCTCGGTATGGGACTCCACGCGTACATTGGAAAACAATAACGAATGACGGACCCGGGCACCGGCAATGATGCACCCCCCGGAGACCATAGAATCCACCGCCATCCCCCGACGATCCTCGTTGTCGAAAATAAACTTCGCAGGAGGCAGTTGAGCTTGGTAGGTCCATATCGGCCAATCTTCATCATAAAGATTGAGTTCTGGACTCACCCCAATTAACTCCAGATTAGCTTTCCAAAAAGCATCCACCGTCCCCACGTCACGCCAGTAGCCAGGATCCCCGCCCTGGACATCACGGAAGGGGAAAGCAACCACTCGATAATTGCTACGTAGCATAGAAGGAATGATATCCTTACCAAAATCGTGGGAAGAGCTGGAAGTATCCGCATTTTTGATCAGCTGTTCATAAAGGAAAGGCGCATTGAAGATGTAAATGCCCATAGAGGCTAATGTCTCGCCAGATCGCCCTGGAGAGGGTTTGGGATGCTCCGGTTTTTCAATAAACTCTATCACCCGGAGATTTTCATCAACACTCATGATACCAAATGCCTTGGCCTCCTTGAGGGGGACATGGATACAACCGACTGTCATATCGGCTCCACACTCCACATGGTAGGCCAACATATCCCCATAATCCATCTTGTAGACATGATCGCCCGCTAAAACGAGTACATAATCTGGATTATGGGTGCGGATAATATCAAGATTCTGATAAACCGCATCGGCAGTGCCTGCATACCAAGAGTCCTCAATTCGCTGTGAGGCCGGTAATAACTCTACAAATTCGCCAAGGTAGCCCCGCATGAACCCCCAACCTTGCTGAATATGGCGGACCAGCGAATGGGCCTTATACTGGGTTAATACCCCGATACGACGGATACCCGAATTAACGCAGTTGGAAAGAGGAAAATCGATGATACGAAATTTACCTCCTATCGGTACTGCTGGCTTAGCTCGCCAAGCGGTCAAATGCTTCAACCGGGAACCTCGCCCCCCCGCAAGGATTAGCGCTAAAGTGTCACGGGTAAGACGGCTTACGAAACGGGCACTATAATTTTTTGCCATAGTAAAAAAAAACCTTAGCTAGGGCAGAACTGGCCTGTAGACTTTAACTGTATAGTATAGCGTACGACCTTAAAAATAAGATATACCATGACCGATTCTCAGTATTCTGCACAACCGATGGCTCCTGAACTCTCAGAGGCCCTTGAAAAGATTGTAAAAGCTCGCCACCCCGATCCCTTTAAGGTACTAGGCTGCCATCCCCACGGAAAAGGCATTGTGGTACGGGCCTATCTCCCCCATGCAACTCAAGCCTGGGTTGGAACCGACGGCACTCGTGAAATGGCACGATCTTCAACAACGCATTTATTTGAATGGCATGGCGAGGTCAAAGACCTTTCCCTACCCTATCAAATTCTATGGAAGGATGAGAGAGGAGAAACTTATTGCCAGTACGATCCCTACTGCTTCCTTCCACAGCTTTCTGATTACGATCTCCACCTTTTCAGGGAAGGCAAACACTGGCACGCCTATCGTATTCTGGGCTCTCATCCGGTGACTGTGAATGGCATCAGTGGTATTTTGTTTGCTACCTGGGCACCCGAAGCTGAACGGGTAAGCGTAGTAGGAGATTTCAACCGCTGGGATGGTCGTTGCCATCCCATGCGGCTTCGGGGGCTAACCGGAGTCTGGGAGTTATTTATCCCTGGTCTGAAGCCAGGCACCCTCTATAAATACGAACTCCGTAATCGGAATTACGGCTCTATTCATCTTAAATCCGACCCTTATGCACAACATTTCGAGCTACGTCCTGATACAGCCGCCATTGTCGAGGCAAAAAGCAATTACCTGTGGCGGGACAAAAAATGGATGCTTCAGCGCAAGAAATTCAACTGGCTGCATCAGCCAATTTCGGTCTATGAAGTCCATCTAGGATCCTGGCAACAGGATGAAAACGGCAAATTCCTCAACTATCGCCAGCTAGTCTGGCGGCTAGTGGATTATGTCCTAAAAATGGGGTTTACCCACATTGAGCTTCTGCCAGTGACTGAACACCCCTTGGATGCTTCTTGGGGCTATCAAACAACGGGCTATTTCGCGCCAACGAGTCGCTTTGGCACACCTGATGAGTTCCGATACTTTGTAGATTATTGTCACCTCCATGGCATTGGCGTATTCATGGATTGGGTGCCTGGACATTTTCCCAAGGATGCCCATGCCTTAGCCCGATTTGACGGCAGTGCTCTCTACGAACATGAAGATCCCCGTCGTGGAGAACATCGAGACTGGGGAACGCTTATTTTCAACTACGGCCGGCATGAAGTAAAAAATTTCCTGCTTTCTTCCGCCTTCTATTGGCTCGAAGAGTTCCATATTGACGGCCTACGGGTAGATGCAGTGGCTTCGATGTTATATCTAGACTACTCTCGAGAGGAAGGGGATTGGATACCTAACCAGTATGGGGGACGCGAAAACCTTGAGGCTATCGAATTTCTACGAGAGCTGAATACAGTACTTCATGAACAGCATCCAGGCGCCTTGGTCATCGCTGAAGAATCCACCTCTTGGCCTATGGTTTCGCGGCCAGTCTATCTTGGGGGCCTGGGCTTTTCCATTAAATGGAATATGGGCTGGATGAATGACACCCTACTCTACATGAGTAAAGATCCCATTCACCGCCATTACCATCACGATGCCTTGACCTTTGGGCTACTATATGCCTTTAATGAAAACTTTATGTTGCCCCTGTCCCATGACGAAGTGGTTCATGGTAAAAAATCTTTACTCTACAAAATGCCTGGGGATGAGTGGCAACGATTTGCTAATCTCCGCCTGCTCTATACCATGATGTTTACCTATCCAGGCAAAAAGTTGTTATTCATGGGCGGTGAGTTTGGACAAGGTGAGGAGTGGAACGAGTCCCGAACCCTGGACTGGTACCTGTTGGAATATCCTTTCCACCAAGGAGTGCAGATGACCATCAGAGACCTCAACCGCCTCTATTGTAGCCTCCCTGCCTTACATTATCAGGATTTCGAGAGGGAAGGCTTTGAATGGATCGACTGCCATGATTCTGCCCAATCGGTCTTGAGCTACCTGCGCCTAAAAGAGGACGATTTTGTCGTGGTGGTATTAAATTTTACTCCCGTCCCCCGCGCTAATTACCGTCTCGGGGTCCCTAAAGCCGGCGTCTATGTAGAGTACTTCAACTCGGATTCTAGCTACTATGGCGGCAGCAACATGGGCAATAGCCAAGATATCCAAGCCGATGAGATTAGCTGGATGGGACGTCCCTATTCTATCAATATTACGGTGCCTCCCTTAGCGGGAATCGTCTTGCAACCGAAACCTCCCACCAAGGAGGAGCTCCCTACCCCCTCCTTCAATCCCAAAAAATCAAGCCCTTAGGCTTATTCCTTGGAATGGGTATTGCTGATGCGCTTATAGTAATTCATCAGCCCATTAGTGGAGGAGTCATGGCTACTGACCTCTCCGGAGGCTTGTAGCTCCGGTAAGATAGTCTTGGCTAACTGCTTGCCCAGCTCTACTCCCCATTGGTCAAATGAATTAATGTCCCAGATCACCCCCTGGACAAATACCTTATGCTCGTAAAATGCAATCAGTGCCCCCAGAGTCCAAGGGGTTAGCTTGGGGAAGAGGAAAGAATTGCTGGGGCGGTTGCCTTCAAAAAGCTTGTGGGGAATGAATTGCTCCAATCTCTCCTGACTCAGGTTTGCCCCTTCCAGCTCTGCTCGCACCTCCACCTCCGTTTTTCCTTTCATTAAGGCTTCGGTCTGGGCAAAGAAATTTGATAGCAATATCCGGTGATGTTCTCCAAGAGGGTTATGGGATTCAATCGGCGCTAGAAAATCTGCCGTTACCAAGAGAGTCCCTTGGTGCAAGAGCTGGAAAAAAGCATGCTGGCCATTGGTACCCGGTTCACCCCAAATGACATTACCTGTGGTATAGTCCACCGCCTCTCCACCGCGAGTTACACTCTTGCCATTACTTTCCATCTCCAATTGCTGTAAATAAGCAGGGAAATGTTCTAAATACTGATCGTAAGGCAGGATAGCATGGCTTTGGGCACCTATAAAATTGATATTCCAGACTCCTAGCATAGCGGCAATTACCGGCATATTTTGCTCGAAAGGCGTTTCCCGAAAATGCTCATCCATCCCATGAGCCCCTTCAAGCAATTGCTCGAAATTATCCATGCCCAGGGAAAGCGCAATGGATAAACCAATAGCACTCCAAAGGGAATAACGACCACCGACCCAATCCCAAAACTCAAACATGTTATGGGGATCAATGCCAAATTTTTCCACTTCGGCTCGGTTGGTGGAAACCGCAACAAAATGCTTAGCTATCGCCTTCTCACTAGGCGCCCCACGAAGAAACCACTCCCGGGCACTATGGGCATTGGTCAAAGTTTCTTGAGTAGTAAAGGTCTTCGACGAAATCACGAACAAGACGGTCTCAGGTCGAATGACTTTCAGGGTTTCGGCCAATTGAGTCCCATCCACATTAGAGACAAAATGGACCCGAATGCCGGGTTTAGCATAGGGACGTAGGGCTGCTGTCACCATGGCAGGGCCTAAATCAGAGCCACCGATCCCAATATTGACGATATCCGTTATACGTTCGCCACTAAACCCCCGCCACTGACCGCTGTGCACGGCATCGCAAAACGCCCCCATACGTCTCAAAACAGCATTCACCTGAGACATTACATCCTGACCCCCTACCTTAATGGGGCGATTTGAGCGGTTGCGTAATGCAATGTGCAAAACCGGACGATCTTCCGTACTATTAATGGGCTCGCCGGCAAACATCCCCTTAATCCATTGCTCGAGCCCTCGCTCACGAGCCAGATCAAGGAGCAGTTTCAGCGTTTCTTCCGTAATCCGGTTCTTAGAATAATCAAAAAGGATGTTTTTGAAAGTTAATGAGAATTTATTAAACCGCTGGGGCTCGGCCGCGAATAAATCTCGCATATGCTGCTTTCCCATGCGGCCATGATGCTGGAGAAGAGCGGCCCAAGAGGGAGAGTGCACCAGGGAAAGTTTCATCATTTTTCTCAAATATTGTCTTTAGTGCTGTTGCCGAATATAGTCAGGTAGTTTGCTTTGAGACATAGATTGCTGGGGCTGCGCTTTACGTAAATCTTTAACACTAACCGTCCCCTGGACCACCTCATCTTCCCCCAGGATAAGCGCCCAACGGGCACCGCTGCGATCAGCTCGTTTCAGTTGACTTTTAAAGCTGCCACCACCGTAATTGATCTGCAGCCGCACACTTGGCATGGCCTCCCGCAAATGCTCAGCAAGCAACAATGACTGGCGTTCTGCCTGGGGGCCAACAGCGACCAAATAGAGATCGACCATAGCCGGCTCTTTCAAGCAGCCTTGCTCACCCAGCAACGTAATCAAGCGTTCCAAACCCAGGGCAAAACCCACCGCTGGTGTGGGTTGCCCGCCTAACTGTTCCACCAGACCGTCAAAGCGCCCACCCGCACAAACAGTCCCCTGAGCGCCTAGCTGATCACTGACCCATTCAAAGACGGTTCGGGTGTAATAATCTAAGCCCCGGACTAACTGGGGGTTAATTTCATAAGTAATACCGGCGATATCAAGCAGATCTTGCAACGCTTCAAAATGATCCCGTGAATCCTCATCTAGATAATCGAGAAGCCGGGGAGCCTGCTCAATCATTTCCTGTAATGCCGGATTTTTACTATCCAAAATACGTAAAGGGTTACTGTGAAGCCGGCGGCGGCTATCTTCATCCAGGCAGTCCTGATGGGCTGTAAAAAAGTCCACAAGGCGTTCCCGGTAAGTTGCCCGTGCGGCAGGGGAGCCGAGAGAATTGAGCTGCAAGCGCAGACCCTTTAGTCCTAACTGACGCCAGAAGCGGGCGGTCATCAAGATGAGCTCAGCATCCACATCAGGCCCTTCAGGACCCAAAACCTCCACCCCAATCTGGTAAAACTGCCGATAACGGCCTTTCTGGGGCCGTTCATGGCGGAACATGGCACCGTAATACCAAAGGCGCTGAGGAGGGAGCAAACCATGTTGCAGGACAGATCGCACACAACCTGCCGTGCCTTCTGGCCGCAGAGTTAAACTATCTCCATTCCGGTCGGTGAAGGTATACATCTCCTTCTCAACAATATCGGTGACTTCACCAATGGAGCGCTGGAATAACTCCGTGGGCTCTAATAGGGGTAGGCGGATTTCCTGATAGCCATAGCTGGCCAATACGCTGCGTAAAGTATCCTCCACCATTTGCCAATGGGGGGTTTGATTCGGGAGGATATCGTTCATCCCCCGAATAGCTTGTATCTTTTTCACTACACCCAAACCTTGTTTATTCAGAGAAGAAGCCTCAAGGCACAGCCCCCCTCTCCCCTGTCAGTTTTCACCGACCGTGAACCGAGCTACGTTTCCCTGTGTATAGGGCACCAAATCCAAAGGTTGACCATTAAACTCCACGTTTGCCGCCAGAGCATTACCTATGATGGCGTGTAAAGGGGCAGTGCCTGTTAACTCTAGGGTGGTGCCAGCCTTTAGCAGTTTGTACACAAGTTGCTCACCCGTGCTATCAAAGACCTCCACCCAACTATCACCCCTTAAGTGCAGGGACAGCTGAGCAGGAACAGAACCCCCCACACCTTGGACTTCTTCCCCCGCCGGATGATCTTCTGTAATGGGAGCGGGAGCCACGGAAGAAGCAGTTTCTGCTAACCTCTCGTTGAAATCTTCCCCTAGCGACTCTGGTTCCTCTGCCGATACCCTGGAGGCTGGATTTAGGCGTTGCGGAGAGACCATTGGCCT harbors:
- a CDS encoding anhydro-N-acetylmuramic acid kinase, with the translated sequence MAQRYMGLLSGTSMDAIDAALVELEPFRLLATHTLPMPAALRQHLFTLIERRTISLEDLGALDIRLGRLFAETALGLLAKAQISVAKVQAIGSHGQTIYHWAHAPNPFTLQLGDPNTIAEMTGITTVADFRRRDLAAGGQGAPLAPAFHAAFLSTSHHHRAVLNIGGMANISFLPIDSEKRVWGFDTGPGNALIDGWILRHLNKPLDQDGCWAASGQVNKALLQYLLADPFFSLSPPKSTGREYFNMAWLDHRLDKMGAELPPADVQATLCALTATSIKLAIQNFNSRTEELLVCGGGANNKTLMEELQKLLAPCHVTTTATYGIPSQWVEACTFAWLAKQTLEGHPGNLPEVTGARHPVILGAIYPGNAAANSRA
- the gcvPA gene encoding aminomethyl-transferring glycine dehydrogenase subunit GcvPA, with product MPFIPHTDEDIRSMLATIGVSDIEALFDEIPAALRTTDFGAVPPGLNEIEVTRLLQGRAAQNHSAICFAGGGAYQHHIPAPIWEITSRGEYYSAYTPYQAEASQGTLQVIYEYQSMVAALTGMEVSNASIYDGASALGEAVLMAVRLSRRGKSPCVLMPATVHPAYRKVVTTLVQNQGISLRKIPYDLTSGAIDWEVLESIKEDFAALVIPQPNYFGCLEEVDVLTNWAHKQGGLVIGVVNPTSLALLKPPGEWGDAGADIVCGEGQPLGIPLASGGPYFGFMACKQVHVRQMPGRIVGRTVDLENKPGYTLTLQAREQHIRRSKATSNICTNQGLMVTAATLYMGLLGPQGLAQVAAACHANTMALVKRLTAIPGVEQVFDKPFFHEAVLRFPIQASTVLSTLGQRGILAGVSLDRTYPELGDTLLVCATELRTEEDIELYARELAAALPG
- the gcvH gene encoding glycine cleavage system protein GcvH, with the protein product MSEIPAELKYTKTHEWARQEEEGDLTVGITAHAQELLGDVVYVELPEVGATVRAGGECMVVESVKAASDVYAPVEGEIIEVNTLLIDRPELINQEPYGEGWLFRLRPDSTAALDQLLDSKGYAEMIAAES
- the malQ gene encoding 4-alpha-glucanotransferase; this encodes MVKAEPFRQRHGGILLHITSLPGSDLGADAYRFVDFLAEAGITVWQVLPLGPTHEDLSPYQCLSVHAGNPKLISLQALVEEPWFGACEVDLGDRKAVLQQGCRRFAIYANQAMRAEFAAFCRDQAFWLEDYVLFQALRETYGHTPWFEWPRKLFRREGQVLKAASQELGALMDRNRFEQFIFFRQWSRLKNYANWHGVLIFGDMPIFVAHDSADVWAQPEYFALDKDGQLTVIAGVPPDYFSATGQRWGNPLYRWDRIEADGFRWWLRRMRTQLRLCDIIRVDHFRGFEAYWEISASAETAVKGHWVKAPGESLFHTLEAYYGALPLVAEDLGTITPEVEVLRDQFHLPGMKVLQFAFDGGPDNPYLPENHVENCVVYTGTHDNDTILGWFNSLSEDKRHWVYECLGFPAEPMPWALIECAFQSIAQHAVIPMQDILELGSEGRMNLPGTTEGNWRWRFNWSQIKSDLAVRLRCLVERYDRL
- the glgC gene encoding glucose-1-phosphate adenylyltransferase; translated protein: MAKNYSARFVSRLTRDTLALILAGGRGSRLKHLTAWRAKPAVPIGGKFRIIDFPLSNCVNSGIRRIGVLTQYKAHSLVRHIQQGWGFMRGYLGEFVELLPASQRIEDSWYAGTADAVYQNLDIIRTHNPDYVLVLAGDHVYKMDYGDMLAYHVECGADMTVGCIHVPLKEAKAFGIMSVDENLRVIEFIEKPEHPKPSPGRSGETLASMGIYIFNAPFLYEQLIKNADTSSSSHDFGKDIIPSMLRSNYRVVAFPFRDVQGGDPGYWRDVGTVDAFWKANLELIGVSPELNLYDEDWPIWTYQAQLPPAKFIFDNEDRRGMAVDSMVSGGCIIAGARVRHSLLFSNVRVESHTEVAESVVLPDVTIGKHCYIRKAILDKGCKVPDGMVIGEDLEEDKKRFYVTEEEVVLVTPEMLGQKYRYIR
- the glgB gene encoding 1,4-alpha-glucan branching protein GlgB codes for the protein MTDSQYSAQPMAPELSEALEKIVKARHPDPFKVLGCHPHGKGIVVRAYLPHATQAWVGTDGTREMARSSTTHLFEWHGEVKDLSLPYQILWKDERGETYCQYDPYCFLPQLSDYDLHLFREGKHWHAYRILGSHPVTVNGISGILFATWAPEAERVSVVGDFNRWDGRCHPMRLRGLTGVWELFIPGLKPGTLYKYELRNRNYGSIHLKSDPYAQHFELRPDTAAIVEAKSNYLWRDKKWMLQRKKFNWLHQPISVYEVHLGSWQQDENGKFLNYRQLVWRLVDYVLKMGFTHIELLPVTEHPLDASWGYQTTGYFAPTSRFGTPDEFRYFVDYCHLHGIGVFMDWVPGHFPKDAHALARFDGSALYEHEDPRRGEHRDWGTLIFNYGRHEVKNFLLSSAFYWLEEFHIDGLRVDAVASMLYLDYSREEGDWIPNQYGGRENLEAIEFLRELNTVLHEQHPGALVIAEESTSWPMVSRPVYLGGLGFSIKWNMGWMNDTLLYMSKDPIHRHYHHDALTFGLLYAFNENFMLPLSHDEVVHGKKSLLYKMPGDEWQRFANLRLLYTMMFTYPGKKLLFMGGEFGQGEEWNESRTLDWYLLEYPFHQGVQMTIRDLNRLYCSLPALHYQDFEREGFEWIDCHDSAQSVLSYLRLKEDDFVVVVLNFTPVPRANYRLGVPKAGVYVEYFNSDSSYYGGSNMGNSQDIQADEISWMGRPYSINITVPPLAGIVLQPKPPTKEELPTPSFNPKKSSP
- the pgi gene encoding glucose-6-phosphate isomerase, whose product is MKLSLVHSPSWAALLQHHGRMGKQHMRDLFAAEPQRFNKFSLTFKNILFDYSKNRITEETLKLLLDLARERGLEQWIKGMFAGEPINSTEDRPVLHIALRNRSNRPIKVGGQDVMSQVNAVLRRMGAFCDAVHSGQWRGFSGERITDIVNIGIGGSDLGPAMVTAALRPYAKPGIRVHFVSNVDGTQLAETLKVIRPETVLFVISSKTFTTQETLTNAHSAREWFLRGAPSEKAIAKHFVAVSTNRAEVEKFGIDPHNMFEFWDWVGGRYSLWSAIGLSIALSLGMDNFEQLLEGAHGMDEHFRETPFEQNMPVIAAMLGVWNINFIGAQSHAILPYDQYLEHFPAYLQQLEMESNGKSVTRGGEAVDYTTGNVIWGEPGTNGQHAFFQLLHQGTLLVTADFLAPIESHNPLGEHHRILLSNFFAQTEALMKGKTEVEVRAELEGANLSQERLEQFIPHKLFEGNRPSNSFLFPKLTPWTLGALIAFYEHKVFVQGVIWDINSFDQWGVELGKQLAKTILPELQASGEVSSHDSSTNGLMNYYKRISNTHSKE
- the hisS gene encoding histidine--tRNA ligase: MNDILPNQTPHWQMVEDTLRSVLASYGYQEIRLPLLEPTELFQRSIGEVTDIVEKEMYTFTDRNGDSLTLRPEGTAGCVRSVLQHGLLPPQRLWYYGAMFRHERPQKGRYRQFYQIGVEVLGPEGPDVDAELILMTARFWRQLGLKGLRLQLNSLGSPAARATYRERLVDFFTAHQDCLDEDSRRRLHSNPLRILDSKNPALQEMIEQAPRLLDYLDEDSRDHFEALQDLLDIAGITYEINPQLVRGLDYYTRTVFEWVSDQLGAQGTVCAGGRFDGLVEQLGGQPTPAVGFALGLERLITLLGEQGCLKEPAMVDLYLVAVGPQAERQSLLLAEHLREAMPSVRLQINYGGGSFKSQLKRADRSGARWALILGEDEVVQGTVSVKDLRKAQPQQSMSQSKLPDYIRQQH